In Lactobacillus sp. PV012, one genomic interval encodes:
- a CDS encoding tyrosine-protein phosphatase has protein sequence MKNERLVKLEGASNFRDLGGYQNKEGKTVKWHKIYRSDSLADLTKRDLEKLSALNIVEDLDLRSNYEQTIAPDRVWKNVKKLMFIFMKKEMRKFLRK, from the coding sequence ATGAAAAATGAACGTTTAGTAAAATTAGAAGGAGCAAGTAATTTTAGAGATTTAGGTGGATATCAAAATAAGGAAGGTAAAACAGTAAAGTGGCATAAGATATACCGCTCTGATTCATTAGCAGACCTTACAAAAAGGGATTTGGAAAAACTCTCTGCGTTGAATATTGTAGAGGATCTAGACTTACGTTCAAATTATGAACAAACAATTGCCCCTGATCGAGTATGGAAAAATGTTAAAAAATTGATGTTCATCTTTATGAAGAAGGAGATGAGAAAATTTCTCCGGAAATAA
- a CDS encoding type 1 glutamine amidotransferase — MSDHKIKIAYLYEDLMNTYGDSGDVKVIAYLLKKQGYETSVDNISLEDKFNAQDYDFIFFGGGQDFEQTVIAKDLLRHRDTLKNYIESNSPMLCICGGYQLMGSYYKTNSGVTIKGLDILPLHTIFKADKRMIGDTRFKTEWGEVKAFENHSGQTYFDDKEKVRPFGKMIEGFGNNPQDQQEGLRYKNFIGSYAHGPLLRNINVAQGIVKLILQRHEERLKNEIQSL; from the coding sequence ATGTCTGACCACAAAATTAAAATTGCATATTTATACGAAGACTTAATGAATACTTACGGTGATTCTGGGGACGTTAAAGTAATTGCTTATCTTTTAAAAAAACAAGGTTATGAAACTTCAGTTGACAATATTTCACTAGAAGACAAATTTAACGCTCAAGACTATGATTTTATCTTTTTCGGTGGTGGGCAAGATTTTGAACAAACTGTAATTGCTAAAGACTTATTACGCCATCGCGATACCCTAAAGAATTATATTGAAAGTAATAGTCCTATGCTCTGTATTTGTGGCGGTTATCAATTAATGGGTTCTTATTATAAAACAAATTCTGGTGTAACTATTAAAGGATTAGATATTCTTCCACTTCATACTATTTTTAAAGCTGACAAGCGAATGATTGGAGATACCCGTTTTAAAACCGAATGGGGTGAAGTTAAGGCATTTGAAAATCACTCTGGTCAAACGTACTTTGATGACAAAGAAAAAGTTCGTCCTTTTGGAAAGATGATCGAAGGGTTTGGCAACAACCCTCAAGATCAGCAAGAAGGATTACGCTACAAAAACTTTATTGGATCTTATGCCCATGGACCTTTATTGCGTAATATTAATGTCGCACAAGGGATAGTTAAGTTAATATTACAGCGACATGAGGAGCGATTAAAGAATGAAATTCAATCCCTTTAG
- a CDS encoding DMT family transporter: MAKKKRLWTFLAALACVFWGVSGLFAKALFNISAEITPIWVTQVRMIVSGIVLLILAQATGKKPFKVMTDKKDMVTVIAYGLLGLLPVQYCYFVVVQQANASIATILQFVGPFFVMIYMVVFEHQVLRVLDVLAAVGAFIGVFFLATHGNFNHLSLTPVVLFWGFLSAVGVATNTLIPRRLLDHTSSLVVTGWGLLLAGISLVIVHPSWPHLPKNQMVFWLMLGVIVIGTIIPFQWMMGSLRYIKPSTATLLDAFEPVAATLGSVLVFGLVMVPIDWIGSVMIILAVMALSWQPKSERLKERPN; the protein is encoded by the coding sequence ATGGCTAAGAAAAAAAGATTATGGACATTTTTAGCGGCATTAGCTTGTGTATTTTGGGGAGTTTCTGGTTTATTTGCTAAAGCTTTATTTAATATCAGCGCTGAAATTACTCCAATTTGGGTAACGCAGGTAAGAATGATAGTTAGTGGAATTGTGTTATTAATTTTAGCTCAAGCAACCGGAAAAAAGCCTTTTAAAGTAATGACAGATAAAAAGGATATGGTAACTGTAATAGCTTATGGATTATTAGGACTATTGCCCGTGCAATATTGTTACTTTGTAGTTGTACAGCAGGCAAATGCGTCCATAGCAACTATTTTGCAGTTTGTAGGACCTTTTTTTGTGATGATTTATATGGTGGTTTTTGAGCACCAAGTTCTGCGTGTGTTAGATGTTCTTGCAGCAGTAGGAGCATTTATTGGTGTTTTCTTTTTAGCAACACATGGAAACTTTAATCATCTTTCTTTGACTCCTGTTGTGTTATTTTGGGGGTTTTTATCAGCCGTGGGAGTAGCTACAAATACTTTGATTCCTAGAAGACTATTGGATCATACCTCAAGTCTTGTAGTAACGGGATGGGGTCTCCTGTTAGCAGGAATTTCTTTAGTAATTGTTCATCCATCTTGGCCTCATTTGCCTAAAAATCAAATGGTATTTTGGCTAATGCTAGGGGTAATAGTAATTGGCACGATTATTCCATTTCAATGGATGATGGGGTCGTTACGCTATATTAAACCCTCAACTGCAACTTTGCTTGATGCTTTTGAGCCGGTAGCTGCAACGTTAGGATCTGTATTAGTTTTTGGATTGGTAATGGTTCCAATTGATTGGATTGGATCAGTAATGATTATTTTGGCAGTAATGGCTTTAAGTTGGCAACCGAAAAGTGAAAGATTAAAAGAAAGACCGAATTGA
- the thiD gene encoding bifunctional hydroxymethylpyrimidine kinase/phosphomethylpyrimidine kinase has translation MAQFTQALTIAGHDSDGSAGMPADLHAFYARGVYGMGLLTAAVAGNSKGIFDQQIMPASFINKQFEVLNDDFDIKATKTGMLANKEIIDLVAHNIKKYHMKNIVLDPVIITKHGATLLADDAYQAFLEKLVPLATIITPNFFEAQKLTGSQLDSDDEIQRSAKMLQNMGAKNVLLKGKHPEGSTEVRDYLLLENGNDIWLTKPYVATDRVNGTGDTLSAVITAELAKGTNILTAVKIAKDFTYQAIAHPIEVGSKWGPINHLKAQEISNKE, from the coding sequence ATGGCTCAATTTACACAAGCTCTTACTATTGCAGGACATGACAGTGACGGTAGCGCAGGAATGCCTGCTGACCTTCATGCATTTTACGCACGAGGTGTTTATGGCATGGGATTATTAACAGCCGCTGTAGCAGGGAATTCTAAAGGAATTTTTGACCAACAAATTATGCCTGCAAGTTTTATTAACAAGCAATTCGAAGTCTTAAATGACGACTTTGATATTAAAGCAACAAAAACAGGAATGTTAGCTAATAAAGAAATTATTGATTTAGTAGCGCATAATATCAAAAAGTATCATATGAAAAACATCGTGTTAGACCCTGTAATTATTACTAAACATGGTGCAACTTTATTAGCTGATGATGCTTATCAAGCTTTTTTAGAAAAACTTGTTCCGTTGGCTACCATTATTACACCAAACTTTTTTGAAGCACAAAAATTAACTGGTTCACAGCTAGATAGCGATGATGAGATTCAGCGTAGCGCAAAAATGCTTCAAAATATGGGTGCTAAAAATGTTCTTTTAAAGGGTAAACATCCTGAAGGATCTACTGAAGTGCGCGATTACTTACTTCTAGAAAATGGTAATGATATCTGGCTAACTAAACCATACGTTGCTACTGATCGGGTAAATGGAACTGGTGATACACTTTCTGCTGTTATTACAGCTGAATTGGCTAAAGGTACTAATATACTTACTGCTGTAAAAATTGCTAAAGATTTTACCTATCAAGCAATTGCTCATCCAATTGAAGTAGGAAGTAAGTGGGGGCCAATTAACCATCTTAAAGCTCAAGAAATTAGCAATAAAGAATAA
- a CDS encoding sucrose-specific PTS transporter subunit IIBC produces MDHKKVAEVVIKAVGRDNLVAAAHCATRLRLVLKDDSKVDVKMLDADPDIKGTFKTNGQFQVIIGPGDVNNVYDELIKMTGLSPLSTDDLKKVAEKNQKFNPIMSFIKLLSDIFVPIIPALVAAGLLMALNNFLTSPGLFGPKSVIQMVPQIAGASEMIQIMSAAPFIFMPVLVGISAAKRFGANQYLGAAVGMMMTSPNLVDVGTKGGHFWNLFGLHVSQTNYYYQVIPVLVAVWVLAILEKFFHKHLPQAVDFTFTPLLSVFITGFLTFIIIGPVFREVSNWITYGLVWLYNTLGFVGMGIFGALYSPIVMTGLHQSFPAFETQLITAFRNGQGAGDFIFVVASMANIAQGAATFAVWSLTKNDKMKSLASSSGISALLGITEPALFGVNLKLKFPFFCALVGSAVGAAFAGIMKVISVSLGSAGLLGFLSINAHSIPMYLVAELISFVVAFAVTYVYGRSHMALVNPKQEVVSAGEAVEQQQEAEKIIKENKELHDEIIAAPVSGEAKSLTEVNDPVFSTEAMGKGAAIVPSEGTVYSPVSGEITVAYETKHAYGIKSDEGAEVLIHIGIDTVNLKGKNFTSKVKQGQHVEKGDVLGTVDVQGVIDAGYDPTVMVVITNTPSYANVQKIDGENKNHGDDLIAVTKRIIN; encoded by the coding sequence ATGGATCACAAAAAAGTTGCTGAAGTTGTGATTAAAGCTGTTGGAAGAGACAATTTAGTCGCAGCTGCTCACTGTGCAACCCGTTTGCGATTAGTTTTAAAAGATGACAGTAAAGTTGATGTTAAAATGCTTGATGCAGATCCTGATATCAAAGGAACTTTTAAAACTAATGGTCAGTTCCAAGTTATTATTGGTCCTGGGGATGTAAATAACGTTTATGATGAATTAATTAAAATGACAGGGTTATCTCCATTATCTACAGATGATCTAAAGAAGGTAGCTGAAAAGAATCAAAAGTTTAATCCGATAATGTCATTTATTAAACTTTTATCTGATATTTTTGTACCAATCATTCCAGCACTAGTTGCAGCTGGTTTGTTAATGGCTTTAAATAACTTTTTAACTTCACCAGGATTATTTGGTCCGAAATCAGTTATCCAAATGGTGCCACAAATTGCTGGTGCTTCTGAAATGATTCAAATCATGTCTGCAGCTCCATTTATTTTTATGCCAGTTTTAGTAGGTATTTCCGCTGCTAAACGTTTTGGAGCAAATCAATATTTGGGTGCTGCTGTGGGTATGATGATGACATCTCCAAATTTAGTAGATGTTGGAACAAAAGGAGGACATTTTTGGAATTTATTTGGTCTCCATGTTTCCCAAACTAATTACTACTACCAAGTTATTCCAGTTTTAGTAGCAGTATGGGTTTTAGCAATTTTAGAAAAATTCTTCCACAAACATTTACCACAAGCGGTGGACTTTACCTTTACGCCACTTCTTTCTGTATTCATTACAGGATTCTTAACATTTATAATTATTGGACCTGTCTTTCGTGAAGTATCTAACTGGATAACTTATGGTCTGGTTTGGCTCTACAATACTTTAGGATTTGTAGGTATGGGAATTTTTGGTGCTTTGTACTCACCAATTGTGATGACTGGACTTCATCAAAGTTTCCCAGCATTTGAAACTCAATTGATTACTGCCTTTAGAAATGGTCAAGGTGCAGGTGACTTTATCTTTGTAGTTGCCTCAATGGCTAATATTGCTCAAGGTGCTGCAACATTTGCAGTTTGGTCATTAACTAAAAATGATAAGATGAAAAGTTTAGCATCATCATCAGGAATTTCAGCTTTACTTGGAATTACTGAACCAGCACTATTTGGTGTTAACTTAAAACTTAAATTCCCATTTTTCTGCGCTTTAGTGGGATCTGCAGTTGGGGCAGCTTTTGCAGGAATTATGAAAGTTATTTCAGTATCCTTAGGTTCTGCAGGTTTGCTTGGATTTTTATCAATTAATGCACATTCAATTCCAATGTACCTGGTAGCTGAACTAATCAGCTTTGTAGTAGCATTTGCTGTAACTTATGTATACGGACGTAGTCATATGGCTTTGGTAAATCCAAAACAAGAAGTTGTTTCTGCAGGCGAAGCTGTTGAACAACAACAGGAAGCAGAAAAGATTATCAAAGAAAACAAAGAATTACATGATGAAATTATAGCAGCTCCAGTTTCTGGTGAAGCAAAGAGTTTAACAGAAGTTAATGATCCAGTATTTTCAACTGAAGCTATGGGTAAAGGTGCTGCAATTGTTCCAAGTGAAGGTACAGTATATTCCCCAGTTTCTGGTGAAATTACAGTTGCTTATGAAACTAAACATGCTTATGGAATTAAGTCTGACGAAGGTGCAGAAGTTTTAATTCATATTGGTATTGATACAGTTAACTTGAAGGGTAAGAACTTTACCAGCAAGGTAAAACAAGGACAACATGTTGAAAAAGGTGATGTCTTAGGAACAGTGGATGTACAAGGTGTAATTGACGCTGGTTACGATCCAACTGTAATGGTAGTTATTACGAACACTCCAAGTTATGCAAATGTTCAAAAGATTGACGGTGAAAATAAGAATCATGGTGATGATTTAATCGCTGTTACAAAAAGAATAATTAACTAA
- a CDS encoding APC family permease, with protein MKFNPFRKENLSRYLGTDKKFVKTLGAGDLLALGIGAVIGTGIFILPGTVASTEAGPGVTLSFVIAAIVCGLCSMCYAELSSSIPVAGSAYSYGNLLYGEVIGWILGWALVLEYMLSVAAVSAGWAAYFHSLINSVGLHLPHQLENAYNPASGTYFNLVAVISVFLIALLLSRGLKTSIKLNNIAVVIKIAIIFIFIGVGLFFIKPANYKPFTPFGANGVFHGATTVFFAFLGFDVVSASAAEVKNPKRNMPIGIIGTLIIAAILYMAVSIVLTGMVHFDKLNVANPVAFALKQVNQGWIADLLSIGAIVGMSTMMLSMIYSSSRLIYSIGRDGLLPSFLGKIDKHGLPENSLWIVTTIIALMGGIFSLDELTNLVSIGTLLAFAFVSFGVILLRQRSDIPDASFKVPFYPVIPILSTLACIGMMFFLPIKTFIFAAIWFSFGLLIYFTYGYKHSKLNTQK; from the coding sequence ATGAAATTCAATCCCTTTAGAAAAGAAAACCTTTCTCGTTATTTAGGAACTGATAAAAAATTTGTCAAAACTTTAGGTGCAGGCGATTTACTAGCGTTGGGAATTGGAGCTGTTATTGGTACTGGTATTTTTATCTTACCAGGAACTGTAGCGTCCACTGAAGCTGGTCCTGGCGTTACATTGTCATTTGTTATTGCGGCTATTGTGTGTGGTCTTTGTAGTATGTGTTATGCTGAGCTTTCTTCTAGCATCCCTGTTGCGGGAAGTGCCTATTCTTATGGTAACTTACTTTATGGGGAAGTTATTGGTTGGATTTTGGGATGGGCACTAGTATTAGAATATATGTTATCAGTCGCCGCTGTTTCAGCTGGTTGGGCTGCCTATTTTCATTCTTTAATTAACAGTGTGGGCTTGCATTTGCCGCACCAATTAGAGAACGCCTATAATCCTGCCAGTGGAACTTATTTTAATTTAGTTGCTGTTATCAGCGTGTTTTTAATTGCTTTACTCTTATCACGGGGTTTAAAAACCTCAATTAAATTAAATAATATTGCTGTTGTAATTAAAATTGCTATCATCTTTATTTTTATAGGAGTAGGGTTATTTTTCATTAAGCCAGCTAACTATAAACCCTTTACTCCTTTTGGTGCTAATGGAGTTTTCCATGGCGCTACTACTGTTTTCTTTGCCTTTCTTGGATTTGATGTTGTTTCTGCTTCAGCCGCAGAAGTTAAAAATCCTAAAAGAAATATGCCCATCGGGATTATTGGGACTTTAATTATTGCGGCTATTTTGTATATGGCGGTCTCAATTGTATTAACCGGAATGGTTCATTTTGATAAATTAAATGTTGCTAATCCTGTAGCTTTTGCTTTAAAGCAAGTTAACCAAGGATGGATTGCTGACTTACTTTCAATTGGTGCAATTGTAGGGATGAGTACAATGATGCTTTCCATGATTTACTCCAGCTCACGCCTTATTTATTCAATCGGACGTGATGGGTTACTTCCTAGCTTTTTAGGAAAAATTGATAAACATGGTCTACCAGAAAATTCTCTCTGGATTGTCACCACTATTATTGCTTTAATGGGTGGAATTTTTTCATTAGACGAACTTACTAATTTAGTTTCAATCGGAACTTTATTAGCCTTTGCCTTTGTTTCTTTTGGAGTAATTTTATTGCGCCAACGTAGTGATATTCCAGATGCAAGTTTTAAAGTTCCTTTCTACCCTGTAATTCCAATTCTTTCCACCTTGGCATGTATTGGAATGATGTTCTTCTTACCAATTAAAACTTTCATTTTTGCTGCAATTTGGTTTAGCTTTGGTCTCTTAATTTATTTCACATATGGCTATAAACATAGTAAATTAAATACACAAAAATAG
- a CDS encoding tyrosine-protein phosphatase, with protein sequence MEPLPLVKTYLGQIYQKALLNPVAKMAFRKVFETLLTLKQDQALVFHCTMGKDRTGIVAALILIGLSVDLETITKDYLLTNKVELLNWQDQYGSGNDLEEMIEKMNVTAADQESILALIETLKSFGGFKNYFINELGFTESDFKSFRENYLN encoded by the coding sequence GTGGAACCTTTACCTTTGGTGAAGACCTATTTGGGGCAAATTTATCAAAAGGCTCTTTTAAATCCTGTAGCTAAAATGGCTTTTAGGAAAGTTTTTGAAACGTTATTAACCTTAAAGCAAGACCAAGCACTTGTTTTTCATTGTACGATGGGCAAAGATCGTACAGGAATAGTAGCAGCTCTAATTTTAATAGGTCTAAGTGTGGACTTAGAGACAATCACAAAAGACTACTTATTAACTAATAAAGTGGAACTTCTTAATTGGCAGGACCAATATGGCTCTGGCAATGATCTAGAAGAAATGATTGAAAAGATGAATGTGACTGCCGCTGATCAAGAATCAATTTTAGCACTCATTGAAACCCTCAAAAGTTTTGGAGGATTCAAAAATTACTTTATTAATGAATTAGGATTTACAGAAAGTGACTTTAAATCTTTTCGAGAAAACTATTTAAACTAA
- a CDS encoding MFS transporter, whose amino-acid sequence MNNTDSVKLPTGWHKTFITLWAGCFITGLGYSMTMPFISLFMEQLGNYSKFQINLYSGLAFAMTFIAQAIISPYWGNLADRKGRKLMCMRAAGVMSLTIFITGLAQSAIFIICMRFLQGLFSGYINNATALMAGETPHQRSGWVMSQMMTAGTAGNLVGPLLGGALSSAFGYRIPFFITGGLMFMVFLGTLLLTKEDFTPIPAKKMKPMKNIMQELPDLRLIIIMFITTMIVQSSTMSIDPIVSLYVKSLMPHSHSVALVAGIVAATPGLGTMLAASKIGHLMDNVGAKKVLRWGLLVATILFIPMTLIANAWSLAFWRFLLGIASAALLPAAQTILTLNVPPEAFGRIFSYNQSFQAIGSVLGSLLGSLISGIFTYQWVFAATGAILLVNLIIVLFDRRKNIIKD is encoded by the coding sequence TTGAATAATACAGATTCTGTAAAACTACCAACTGGCTGGCATAAAACTTTTATTACCTTATGGGCCGGGTGTTTTATTACTGGTCTAGGGTATTCGATGACTATGCCATTTATTTCACTTTTTATGGAACAACTTGGCAATTATAGTAAATTTCAAATTAACCTTTATTCTGGTTTAGCATTCGCAATGACTTTTATTGCCCAAGCCATTATCTCACCTTATTGGGGAAATTTAGCTGACCGGAAAGGACGTAAGCTAATGTGTATGCGAGCAGCTGGGGTAATGAGCTTGACCATTTTTATTACTGGATTAGCCCAAAGCGCTATTTTTATCATTTGTATGCGTTTTTTACAAGGGCTATTTTCCGGCTACATTAATAATGCAACTGCCCTAATGGCTGGTGAAACACCTCATCAACGTAGTGGCTGGGTAATGAGTCAAATGATGACTGCAGGAACTGCTGGTAATTTAGTCGGTCCATTACTAGGAGGGGCTCTTTCTAGTGCCTTTGGATACCGTATTCCTTTCTTTATTACTGGAGGATTAATGTTTATGGTATTTTTAGGAACCTTGCTTTTAACTAAAGAAGACTTCACTCCAATTCCAGCTAAAAAGATGAAGCCAATGAAGAACATTATGCAAGAGCTACCTGATCTACGCTTAATTATCATTATGTTCATTACCACTATGATTGTTCAATCTTCCACTATGTCAATTGATCCAATCGTTTCCCTCTATGTAAAATCTTTGATGCCACATAGTCATAGTGTTGCACTAGTCGCCGGAATTGTTGCAGCTACTCCAGGACTCGGAACAATGCTAGCTGCTTCGAAAATTGGCCACCTGATGGATAATGTGGGAGCAAAAAAGGTGTTACGGTGGGGATTGTTAGTAGCTACTATTCTTTTTATTCCCATGACTTTGATTGCCAACGCTTGGTCCCTAGCTTTTTGGCGTTTCTTACTGGGGATTGCAAGTGCTGCCTTGCTTCCCGCTGCTCAAACTATTCTTACTTTAAACGTTCCACCTGAAGCCTTTGGTAGAATCTTTTCTTATAACCAGTCCTTTCAAGCAATTGGATCTGTTCTAGGATCATTACTTGGCTCATTAATTTCAGGTATTTTTACTTATCAATGGGTTTTTGCAGCTACTGGCGCTATCTTATTAGTAAACCTAATTATTGTTTTATTTGATAGAAGAAAAAACATTATAAAAGACTAG
- the asnA gene encoding aspartate--ammonia ligase codes for MTLILPEGYHSALNIRDTESAIGFIRQTFQDNLSEALNLQRMSAPMFVERKTGLNDNLNGVERPVAFDMKSMDKDNIIEVVHSLAKWKRLALKRYGFNMHEGLYTNMNAIRRDEDVDNFHSIYVDQWDWEKIISKEERDLSTLYKTVETIFEAIKATEHKLLKRYPGSIYRLPEKVEFVTTQELEDRWPSLTPEERENKIAEELKAVFLMKIGDKLQRSGKPHDGRAPDYDDWQLNGDLIFWYEPLNRKIEISSMGIRVSEESLKRQLIKADAEERAELPFHKMLLNGELPYTIGGGIGQSRLCMMLLGKAHIGEVQASIWPPEMIDACERHGINLL; via the coding sequence ATGACATTGATTTTACCAGAAGGTTACCATTCAGCTTTAAACATTCGTGATACAGAATCAGCAATTGGGTTTATTAGACAAACATTTCAAGACAACCTCAGCGAAGCCTTAAACTTGCAACGTATGTCTGCCCCAATGTTTGTCGAAAGAAAAACAGGTCTAAATGATAATTTAAACGGTGTAGAGCGCCCCGTTGCATTTGATATGAAATCAATGGACAAAGATAACATCATTGAAGTAGTTCATTCATTGGCAAAATGGAAACGACTTGCGCTTAAACGTTACGGCTTCAATATGCACGAAGGTTTATACACTAATATGAATGCCATTCGACGTGATGAAGATGTTGACAACTTCCACTCTATTTATGTAGATCAATGGGATTGGGAAAAAATTATCTCTAAAGAAGAACGTGATTTGAGCACCCTATATAAAACTGTTGAAACCATTTTTGAAGCCATTAAAGCCACTGAGCATAAACTTCTTAAGCGTTACCCTGGTTCTATTTATCGTCTTCCTGAAAAAGTAGAATTTGTTACTACTCAAGAATTGGAGGACAGATGGCCTAGTTTAACGCCAGAAGAACGCGAAAACAAAATTGCTGAAGAACTCAAAGCAGTATTTTTAATGAAAATCGGTGATAAGCTACAACGTAGCGGTAAACCACATGATGGCCGTGCTCCTGACTATGATGATTGGCAATTAAATGGCGACCTTATTTTCTGGTACGAGCCTCTTAACCGTAAAATTGAAATTTCTTCTATGGGGATCCGCGTTAGTGAAGAATCATTGAAACGCCAATTAATAAAAGCTGATGCTGAAGAAAGAGCCGAATTACCTTTCCATAAGATGCTTCTCAACGGAGAACTTCCTTACACTATTGGTGGTGGTATTGGCCAATCAAGACTTTGCATGATGCTTTTAGGAAAAGCTCATATTGGTGAAGTGCAAGCAAGTATTTGGCCACCTGAAATGATTGATGCATGCGAACGTCACGGAATTAATTTATTATAA
- a CDS encoding sucrose-6-phosphate hydrolase: MEWSREKRYTPYNKWDAETLLKLQTQAATSPYQMHYHVHPLSGLMNDPNGFSYFNGEYHLFTQSYPFGPVHGLKSWAQFASDDLVHWHYLGQAIFPDSDLDNAGAYSGSALENDGKLLLMYTGNHRDPDWTRIPYQIIAEMDENENITKPAKPAILPPDHVSEHFRDPQLIKHDGTYFVLIGAQDKLTKEGKIDIFKSKDLENWQEVGYLDFSKQKMGYMIECPNIIWVNKKPVLIFCPQGLEKNISNYSNIYPNMYLIGDKVDLNTGSFSTTHSLLNFDDGFDVYATQAFNAPDGEAYAIGWVGLPDLSYPTDKENWADVYTQVRRLEIKDNHLYQHPVDSIKELRYQEKEIVNTPIISDKSGRQYELKLHIDADQASTLFLNADDKLEHGLKITFNTRKNASLTVDRGQLKEAVNPEYGTERSIHLPGNQALDLDIFVDGSLAEIFVNDGRHVLTLRFFADKKDQKIAFSETIKYTGQLWKMHSIL, encoded by the coding sequence ATGGAATGGTCTCGAGAAAAAAGATATACTCCCTACAATAAATGGGATGCAGAAACTTTACTAAAGTTGCAAACACAAGCAGCAACTTCCCCTTATCAAATGCACTATCATGTGCACCCTCTTTCAGGATTAATGAATGATCCAAATGGATTTTCTTATTTTAACGGTGAATATCACTTATTTACTCAATCTTACCCATTTGGACCAGTTCATGGCTTAAAATCTTGGGCACAATTCGCCTCAGATGACTTAGTGCACTGGCACTATTTAGGCCAAGCTATCTTTCCAGATAGCGATTTAGATAATGCAGGTGCATATTCTGGCTCTGCTTTAGAAAATGATGGTAAGCTTTTACTAATGTATACAGGTAATCATCGCGATCCTGACTGGACACGGATCCCTTATCAAATCATTGCAGAAATGGACGAAAATGAAAATATCACTAAACCTGCTAAACCTGCCATTCTGCCCCCTGATCATGTTAGTGAACACTTCCGTGATCCTCAACTAATTAAACATGATGGAACTTACTTTGTATTAATCGGGGCACAAGATAAATTAACCAAAGAAGGTAAAATTGATATTTTCAAATCTAAAGATCTAGAAAACTGGCAAGAAGTTGGCTATCTTGATTTTTCCAAACAAAAAATGGGGTATATGATTGAATGCCCTAATATTATTTGGGTAAACAAGAAACCTGTCTTAATTTTTTGTCCTCAAGGATTAGAAAAAAATATATCAAATTATAGTAATATTTACCCCAATATGTATTTAATTGGTGACAAGGTTGATTTAAACACAGGTAGTTTTTCTACTACACACTCATTACTTAATTTTGATGATGGTTTTGATGTTTATGCAACGCAAGCTTTTAATGCTCCTGACGGAGAAGCTTACGCTATTGGATGGGTTGGACTTCCTGATTTATCTTATCCAACTGATAAAGAAAACTGGGCAGATGTCTATACTCAAGTTCGGCGTCTTGAAATTAAAGATAATCATTTATACCAACATCCAGTAGATTCAATCAAAGAACTCCGCTATCAAGAAAAGGAAATAGTTAATACTCCAATTATTTCCGATAAAAGTGGACGCCAATATGAATTAAAGTTACACATTGATGCAGATCAAGCCTCTACTTTATTTTTAAATGCTGATGATAAATTAGAACATGGCTTGAAAATTACTTTTAATACAAGAAAAAATGCTAGCTTAACTGTTGACCGTGGTCAATTAAAAGAAGCTGTCAACCCTGAATATGGCACTGAAAGATCCATTCACTTGCCAGGTAATCAAGCCTTGGATCTAGATATTTTTGTTGATGGCTCTTTAGCAGAAATTTTTGTTAATGATGGCCGGCACGTCTTAACCTTGCGCTTTTTCGCTGATAAAAAGGACCAAAAAATTGCGTTTTCTGAAACTATCAAATACACAGGCCAACTTTGGAAGATGCATTCAATTCTTTAG